From a single Leclercia sp. AS011 genomic region:
- the tmk gene encoding dTMP kinase: MRSNYIVIEGLEGAGKTTARDVVVETLKACGIEEMIFTREPGGTQLAEKLRSLVLDIKSVGDEVITDKAEVMMFYAARVQLVDTVIKPALARGCWVIGDRHDLSTQAYQGGGRGIDQQMLGTLRDAILGDFRPNLTLYLDVTPEVGLKRARARGELDRIEQESLDFFNRTRARYLELAAQDSSIRTIDATQPLEQVMNDIRQTVTDWLKEQQA; the protein is encoded by the coding sequence ATGCGCAGTAATTACATCGTCATTGAGGGGCTGGAAGGCGCCGGGAAAACCACCGCACGTGACGTGGTGGTCGAGACGCTCAAAGCGTGTGGCATTGAAGAGATGATCTTCACCCGCGAGCCGGGCGGCACCCAGCTTGCTGAAAAACTGCGCAGCCTGGTGCTGGACATCAAATCGGTCGGGGATGAAGTGATCACCGACAAAGCCGAAGTGATGATGTTCTACGCCGCACGCGTCCAGCTGGTCGACACCGTCATCAAACCTGCTCTGGCGCGGGGATGCTGGGTGATTGGCGATCGCCACGATCTCTCCACCCAGGCCTATCAGGGCGGTGGACGCGGCATTGACCAGCAGATGCTTGGCACGCTGCGCGATGCGATCCTCGGTGATTTCCGCCCGAACCTGACGCTCTACCTCGACGTGACCCCGGAAGTGGGACTGAAACGCGCCCGCGCCCGCGGCGAACTGGATCGTATCGAACAGGAGTCGCTGGACTTCTTTAACCGCACCCGCGCCCGCTACCTTGAGCTGGCGGCCCAGGACAGTTCGATCCGCACCATTGATGCTACCCAGCCGCTGGAACAGGTGATGAACGACATTCGCCAGACGGTGACTGACTGGCTGAAGGAACAACAGGCATGA
- the yceG gene encoding cell division protein YceG: protein MKKMLRFILLILVVLGIAAGVGMWKVRQLAGSPILISEETIFTLKPGTGRLALGDQLYGEKIINRPRVFQWLLRVQPELSHFKAGTYRFTPGMTVKEMLQLLESGKEAQFPLRFVEGMRLSDYLKQLRDAPYIKHTLQDDSYATVAEALKFEHPEWVEGWLWPDTWMYTAGTTDVALLQRAHKKMVEAVDKAWEGRMENLPYKDQNQFVTMASIVEKETAVASERDQVASVFINRLRIGMRLQTDPTVIYGMGENYKGKISRKDLETPTDYNTYVISGLPPGPIATPGQASLNAAAHPAKTPYLYFVADGKGGHTFNTNLASHNRSVQDYLKALKEKNAQ, encoded by the coding sequence ATGAAAAAAATGTTGCGCTTTATTCTCCTCATCCTTGTCGTGCTGGGCATTGCCGCTGGCGTGGGGATGTGGAAAGTTCGCCAGCTGGCGGGCAGTCCAATTCTGATCTCTGAAGAGACGATCTTTACCCTGAAACCGGGCACCGGGCGACTGGCGCTGGGTGACCAGCTCTATGGCGAGAAGATTATTAACCGTCCGCGGGTATTCCAGTGGTTGTTACGCGTGCAGCCTGAGCTGTCGCATTTCAAAGCCGGTACCTATCGCTTTACGCCGGGGATGACCGTCAAAGAGATGTTGCAGCTGCTTGAGAGCGGTAAAGAGGCGCAGTTCCCGCTGCGTTTCGTGGAAGGGATGCGCCTGAGCGATTACCTGAAACAGCTCCGCGACGCCCCTTATATCAAACATACGCTGCAGGACGACAGCTACGCCACCGTCGCTGAGGCCCTGAAGTTTGAACATCCTGAGTGGGTCGAAGGGTGGCTCTGGCCGGATACCTGGATGTACACTGCGGGCACTACGGATGTGGCTTTGCTGCAGCGCGCGCATAAAAAGATGGTTGAAGCGGTGGATAAAGCCTGGGAAGGGCGGATGGAGAATCTGCCGTATAAAGATCAGAACCAGTTCGTGACCATGGCCTCAATCGTCGAGAAAGAGACGGCGGTAGCCAGCGAGCGGGATCAGGTCGCCTCGGTCTTTATCAATCGTCTGCGTATCGGCATGCGTCTGCAGACCGATCCGACGGTGATTTACGGTATGGGTGAGAATTACAAGGGCAAAATTTCACGGAAAGACCTGGAAACCCCAACCGATTATAATACCTATGTCATTAGCGGCTTACCCCCGGGGCCGATTGCAACGCCGGGTCAGGCATCGTTGAATGCCGCCGCGCATCCGGCAAAAACTCCGTATCTCTATTTCGTCGCGGACGGAAAGGGTGGACATACTTTTAACACCAATCTTGCCAGTCATAATCGTTCGGTTCAGGATTATCTGAAGGCACTTAAGGAAAAAAATGCGCAGTAA
- the pabC gene encoding aminodeoxychorismate lyase: MFLINGIPQETLPASDRAVQFGDGCFTTARIAAGQVCLLDAHLQRLQKACEKLLIPFVEWAELEREMIALVRGNESGVLKVIISRGSGGRGYSAANCLHPVRLLSVSAYPAHYEGWRREGIVLALSPVRLGRNPQLAGIKHLNRLEQVLIRTHLEQTQANEALVLDSEGVITECCAANLFWRQGNEVFTPRLDQAGVIGLMRQFCLQQLAHSGYRVAEVHASEAALAEVDEMVVCNALMPVVPVRQYGSQRFSSRELYAFLAPLCEQSR, encoded by the coding sequence ATGTTCTTGATCAATGGCATACCCCAGGAAACGCTCCCGGCGAGCGACAGGGCTGTTCAGTTTGGTGACGGCTGCTTCACCACGGCGCGTATTGCTGCGGGCCAGGTCTGTCTGCTGGATGCCCATCTGCAACGCTTGCAGAAAGCCTGTGAAAAACTGCTCATTCCCTTTGTTGAGTGGGCCGAATTAGAGCGCGAAATGATCGCGCTTGTCCGGGGAAACGAGAGTGGCGTACTGAAAGTCATTATCAGTCGGGGAAGCGGCGGCAGAGGTTACAGCGCAGCGAACTGCCTGCATCCGGTTCGACTCCTTTCGGTATCGGCGTATCCCGCCCATTATGAAGGCTGGCGTCGCGAAGGCATTGTGCTGGCCCTAAGCCCGGTACGGCTGGGACGTAACCCGCAGCTGGCAGGGATAAAACACCTTAACCGACTTGAACAGGTGCTGATCCGCACCCATCTCGAACAGACCCAGGCTAACGAGGCGCTGGTTCTTGACAGCGAAGGGGTGATTACGGAATGCTGTGCCGCGAATTTATTCTGGCGTCAGGGTAACGAGGTTTTCACTCCCCGGCTGGATCAGGCTGGCGTCATCGGCCTGATGCGCCAGTTTTGTCTTCAGCAGCTGGCACACTCCGGGTACCGCGTTGCCGAAGTGCATGCCTCTGAGGCTGCACTGGCTGAGGTGGACGAGATGGTCGTCTGCAATGCGCTGATGCCCGTCGTGCCGGTTCGCCAGTACGGTTCTCAACGTTTTTCATCGCGTGAGTTATACGCATTCTTAGCCCCTCTGTGTGAGCAAAGCAGATAG
- the fabF gene encoding beta-ketoacyl-ACP synthase II, whose amino-acid sequence MSKRRVVVTGLGMLSPVGNTVESTWNALLAGQSGISLIDHFDTSAYATKFAGLVKDFNCEEIISRKEQRKMDAFIQYGIVAGVQAMQDSGLEITEENATRIGAAIGSGIGGLGLIEENHTSLVNGGPRKISPFFVPSTIVNMVAGHLTIMFGLRGPSISIATACTSGVHNIGQAARIIAYGDADAMVAGGAEKASTPLGVGGFGAARALSTRNDNPQAASRPWDKDRDGFVLGDGAGMVVLEEYEHAKKRGAKIYAEIIGFGMSSDAYHMTSPPEDGAGAALAMVNAIRDAGIEPGQIGYVNAHGTSTPAGDKAEAQAVKSVFGDAARRVMVSSTKSMTGHLLGAAGAVESIYSILALRDQAVPPTINLDNPDDGCDLDFVPHEARQVSGLEYTLCNSFGFGGTNGSLIFKKV is encoded by the coding sequence GTGTCTAAGCGTCGTGTAGTTGTGACCGGACTTGGCATGTTATCTCCTGTCGGCAATACCGTAGAGTCTACCTGGAACGCTCTCCTTGCCGGTCAGAGTGGCATCAGCCTAATCGACCATTTCGATACTAGCGCCTATGCAACGAAATTTGCTGGCTTAGTAAAGGATTTTAACTGTGAAGAGATCATCTCGCGCAAAGAACAGCGCAAGATGGATGCCTTCATTCAATATGGAATTGTCGCTGGCGTTCAGGCCATGCAGGATTCTGGCCTTGAAATTACGGAAGAGAACGCAACCCGTATTGGCGCCGCTATTGGCTCCGGGATTGGTGGTCTTGGCCTGATTGAGGAAAACCATACCTCTCTGGTAAATGGTGGTCCACGTAAAATTAGCCCGTTCTTCGTTCCGTCAACGATTGTTAACATGGTGGCAGGTCACCTGACCATCATGTTTGGCCTGCGTGGTCCAAGCATCTCGATTGCCACTGCCTGTACGTCCGGTGTGCATAACATCGGCCAGGCGGCGCGTATCATCGCCTACGGCGATGCCGATGCAATGGTGGCAGGCGGCGCAGAAAAAGCCAGTACCCCACTGGGTGTCGGCGGTTTCGGCGCAGCGCGCGCTCTGTCTACCCGCAACGATAATCCGCAGGCGGCAAGCCGTCCGTGGGATAAAGACCGTGATGGTTTCGTGCTGGGTGACGGTGCAGGTATGGTCGTGTTGGAAGAGTACGAGCATGCGAAGAAACGTGGCGCAAAAATCTATGCAGAAATCATTGGTTTCGGCATGAGCAGCGACGCTTATCACATGACTTCTCCGCCGGAAGACGGGGCAGGTGCTGCGCTGGCAATGGTTAACGCGATCCGCGATGCGGGTATCGAACCGGGCCAGATTGGCTATGTGAATGCGCACGGTACTTCCACGCCAGCAGGCGACAAAGCTGAAGCGCAGGCGGTTAAGTCTGTGTTTGGCGATGCGGCCCGCCGCGTGATGGTCAGCTCCACTAAATCCATGACCGGACACCTGTTGGGTGCGGCGGGTGCAGTAGAATCCATCTACTCCATCCTTGCGCTGCGCGATCAGGCTGTTCCGCCAACCATCAACCTGGATAACCCGGATGACGGTTGCGATCTGGACTTCGTTCCGCACGAAGCGCGTCAGGTCAGCGGCCTGGAGTACACCCTGTGTAACTCCTTCGGCTTTGGTGGCACCAACGGCTCTCTGATCTTTAAAAAGGTCTGA
- the acpP gene encoding acyl carrier protein, producing MSTIEERVKKIIGEQLGVKQEEVVNSASFVEDLGADSLDTVELVMALEEEFDTEIPDEEAEKITTVQAAIDYINGHQA from the coding sequence ATGAGCACTATCGAAGAACGCGTTAAGAAAATTATCGGCGAACAGCTGGGCGTTAAGCAGGAAGAAGTTGTGAACTCCGCTTCCTTCGTTGAAGACCTGGGCGCAGATTCTCTTGACACCGTTGAGCTGGTAATGGCTCTGGAAGAAGAGTTTGATACTGAGATTCCGGACGAAGAAGCTGAGAAAATCACCACCGTTCAGGCTGCCATTGATTACATCAACGGTCACCAGGCGTAA
- the fabG gene encoding 3-oxoacyl-ACP reductase FabG has product MSFEGKIALVTGASRGIGRAIAETLVARGAKVIGTATSESGAQAISEYLGANGKGLMLNVTDPASIESVLGNIRAEFGEVDILVNNAGITRDNLLMRMKDDEWSDILETNLSSVFRLSKAVMRAMMKKRHGRIITIGSVVGTMGNAGQANYAAAKAGLIGFSKSLAREVASRGITVNVVAPGFIETDMTRALTDEQRAGTLAAVPAGRLGDPKEIASAVAFLASDEASYITGETLHVNGGMYMV; this is encoded by the coding sequence ATGAGTTTTGAAGGAAAAATCGCACTGGTTACTGGTGCAAGCCGCGGTATTGGCCGTGCTATCGCTGAAACCCTTGTCGCGCGTGGCGCGAAAGTGATCGGCACCGCGACCAGCGAAAGCGGCGCGCAGGCGATCAGCGAGTACCTGGGTGCGAACGGTAAAGGTCTGATGTTGAATGTGACCGATCCTGCATCTATCGAATCTGTTCTGGGAAATATTCGCGCAGAATTTGGCGAAGTGGATATTCTGGTCAATAATGCCGGAATCACTCGCGACAACTTATTGATGCGAATGAAAGATGATGAGTGGAGCGATATTCTCGAAACCAACCTGTCATCTGTGTTCCGTCTGTCAAAAGCGGTAATGCGAGCTATGATGAAGAAGCGTCATGGGCGTATTATCACTATCGGTTCTGTGGTTGGTACCATGGGAAATGCTGGTCAGGCTAACTACGCTGCGGCGAAAGCAGGTCTGATCGGTTTCAGTAAGTCGCTGGCGCGCGAAGTTGCGTCCCGCGGAATTACTGTAAACGTTGTTGCTCCGGGCTTTATTGAAACGGACATGACGCGTGCGCTGACCGATGAGCAGCGTGCGGGTACGCTGGCGGCAGTTCCGGCGGGTCGTTTAGGCGACCCTAAAGAAATCGCCAGCGCGGTTGCATTTTTAGCCTCTGACGAAGCGAGTTACATCACTGGTGAAACTCTCCACGTCAATGGCGGGATGTATATGGTTTAA
- the fabD gene encoding ACP S-malonyltransferase: MTQFAFVFPGQGSQAVGMLSGLAEQYPVIEETFREASDALGYDLWALTQQGPAEELNKTWQTQPALLTASVALWRVWQQQGGKTPALLAGHSLGEYSALVCAGVIAFADAVRLVELRGKFMQEAVPEGTGGMSAIIGLDDASIAKACEESAEGQVVSPVNFNSPGQVVIAGHKEAVERAGAACKAAGAKRALPLPVSVPSHCALMKPAAEKLAVELEKITFNAPAIAVVNNVDVQCETAPEAIRHALVRQLYSPVQWTKTVEFMASQGVEHLYEVGPGKVLTGLTKRIVDTLTASAINEPEALSAALAQ; this comes from the coding sequence ATGACGCAATTTGCTTTTGTGTTCCCCGGTCAGGGTTCTCAGGCCGTTGGAATGTTGTCCGGCTTAGCGGAGCAGTATCCGGTCATCGAAGAGACCTTCCGTGAAGCGTCGGACGCCCTGGGCTACGATCTTTGGGCGCTGACCCAGCAGGGGCCCGCCGAAGAGCTGAATAAAACCTGGCAGACCCAGCCTGCACTGCTGACCGCATCGGTCGCACTGTGGCGCGTATGGCAGCAGCAGGGCGGCAAAACGCCAGCGCTGTTGGCCGGTCACAGCCTGGGTGAATACTCTGCGCTGGTTTGCGCAGGGGTGATTGCGTTTGCTGATGCCGTGCGTCTGGTTGAACTGCGCGGCAAATTTATGCAGGAAGCGGTGCCGGAAGGCACCGGCGGCATGTCGGCCATTATTGGTCTGGATGATGCTTCTATCGCCAAAGCCTGTGAAGAATCTGCAGAAGGTCAGGTGGTCTCTCCGGTAAATTTCAACTCGCCGGGCCAGGTGGTTATCGCCGGTCATAAAGAAGCGGTTGAACGTGCAGGCGCAGCCTGTAAAGCTGCAGGTGCTAAACGTGCGCTGCCGCTGCCGGTGAGCGTACCCTCGCACTGCGCGCTGATGAAACCGGCTGCCGAGAAGCTGGCGGTAGAGCTGGAAAAAATTACCTTCAACGCACCAGCCATTGCGGTGGTGAATAACGTTGATGTGCAGTGCGAAACCGCGCCAGAGGCTATCCGCCATGCGCTGGTTCGTCAGCTGTACAGCCCGGTTCAGTGGACCAAAACCGTTGAGTTTATGGCGTCCCAGGGCGTGGAACATTTATATGAAGTGGGCCCGGGTAAAGTCCTCACCGGTCTGACCAAACGTATTGTTGATACCCTGACCGCATCGGCCATTAATGAGCCGGAAGCCCTGTCAGCGGCACTCGCGCAGTAA
- a CDS encoding beta-ketoacyl-ACP synthase III produces MYTKILGTGSYLPKQVRTNADLEKMVDTSDEWIVTRTGIRERRIAAPDETVSTMGYEAAQRALEMAGVDKNDIGLIIVATTSATHAFPSAACQVQNMLGIKGCPAFDVAAACAGFTYALSIADQYVKSGAVKNALVIGADVLARTCDPTDRGTIIIFGDGAGAVLLGQSEEPGIISTHLHADGSYGELLTLPNADRVNPDNAIYLTMAGNEVFKVAVTELAHIVDETLEANNLERSALDWLVPHQANLRIISATAKKLGMSMDNVVVTLDRHGNTSAASVPCAFDEAVRDGRIQRGQLVLLEAFGGGFTWGSALVRF; encoded by the coding sequence ATGTATACGAAGATTTTAGGTACCGGCAGCTATCTGCCAAAGCAAGTGCGAACCAACGCCGATCTGGAAAAAATGGTCGATACCTCTGACGAGTGGATCGTCACGCGTACAGGTATCCGCGAACGTCGTATTGCCGCGCCAGATGAAACAGTTTCCACCATGGGCTATGAAGCCGCCCAGCGCGCGCTGGAAATGGCGGGTGTCGATAAAAACGACATTGGCCTGATTATCGTTGCGACCACCTCTGCGACGCATGCTTTCCCAAGCGCCGCGTGCCAGGTGCAGAATATGCTGGGCATTAAAGGCTGCCCGGCGTTTGACGTTGCCGCTGCCTGCGCAGGCTTTACCTATGCGCTGAGCATTGCCGATCAGTACGTGAAATCTGGCGCCGTTAAAAATGCGCTGGTTATCGGTGCTGATGTGCTGGCACGTACCTGCGATCCAACCGATCGCGGAACCATCATTATTTTTGGTGACGGTGCCGGGGCTGTCCTGTTAGGGCAATCTGAAGAGCCGGGCATCATCTCAACGCATTTACATGCGGACGGTAGCTACGGCGAGCTGTTGACGCTGCCAAACGCCGATCGTGTTAATCCGGACAATGCAATCTACCTGACCATGGCCGGTAACGAAGTCTTCAAAGTGGCGGTAACCGAGCTGGCGCACATCGTTGACGAGACGCTGGAAGCGAACAACCTCGAGCGTTCCGCCCTTGACTGGCTGGTGCCGCATCAGGCGAACCTGCGCATTATTAGCGCCACGGCGAAGAAACTCGGCATGTCTATGGATAACGTTGTGGTGACGCTGGATCGTCATGGCAACACGTCTGCAGCATCCGTGCCCTGCGCGTTTGACGAAGCGGTGCGCGATGGACGAATTCAACGAGGCCAACTGGTCTTGCTCGAAGCCTTCGGGGGCGGTTTCACCTGGGGTTCTGCGCTGGTTCGTTTCTAG
- the plsX gene encoding phosphate acyltransferase PlsX, with protein sequence MTRLTLALDVMGGDFGPSVTVPAALQALNSNSQLTLLLVGNPDTITPLLAKADFEQRSRLQIIPAQSVIASDARASQAIRSSRGSSMRIALELVKEGRAQACVSAGNTGALMGLAKLLLKPLEGIERPALVTVLPHQQKGKTVVLDLGANVDCDSVMLAQFAVMGSVLAEEVVGISRPRVALLNIGEEETKGLDSIREAAERLKNEPSINYIGYLEANELLTGKTDVLVCDGFTGNVTLKTMEGVVRMFLSLLKSQGEGKKRSWWLIILKRWLQKSLTRRFSHLNPDQYNGACLLGLRGIVIKSHGAANQRAFAVAIEQAVQAVQRQVPQRIAARLGSVLAKSD encoded by the coding sequence TTGACACGTCTAACCCTGGCGTTAGATGTCATGGGGGGAGATTTTGGCCCTTCCGTGACAGTGCCTGCAGCATTGCAGGCACTGAACTCTAATTCGCAACTCACTCTCCTGTTAGTCGGCAATCCCGACACAATCACGCCATTACTTGCAAAAGCTGACTTCGAACAACGTTCACGTCTGCAGATTATTCCTGCCCAGTCAGTTATTGCCAGTGATGCCCGCGCCTCACAGGCGATCCGTAGCAGCCGCGGAAGCTCAATGCGCATTGCGCTGGAGCTGGTAAAAGAAGGGCGCGCCCAGGCGTGCGTTAGCGCTGGCAATACCGGCGCGCTGATGGGGCTGGCAAAATTACTGCTTAAACCTCTTGAGGGTATTGAGCGCCCGGCGCTGGTCACGGTACTGCCGCACCAGCAAAAGGGCAAAACGGTGGTGCTGGATTTAGGCGCTAACGTCGACTGCGACAGTGTTATGCTGGCGCAGTTCGCCGTCATGGGCTCGGTGCTGGCAGAGGAAGTGGTGGGGATCTCGCGTCCCCGCGTGGCTTTGCTGAATATCGGCGAGGAAGAGACCAAAGGTCTCGACAGCATCCGTGAGGCGGCCGAGCGGCTAAAAAATGAGCCATCCATCAACTATATTGGATATCTCGAAGCCAACGAATTATTGACCGGAAAAACGGATGTACTGGTGTGTGACGGGTTTACAGGAAACGTTACATTAAAAACCATGGAAGGGGTGGTGAGAATGTTTCTTTCTCTGCTTAAATCGCAGGGAGAGGGTAAAAAACGGTCATGGTGGCTGATTATATTGAAGCGTTGGTTACAAAAGAGCCTGACGCGGCGATTCAGTCACCTCAACCCCGACCAGTATAATGGCGCCTGTCTGTTAGGATTGCGCGGCATTGTGATTAAGAGTCACGGTGCGGCCAATCAGCGAGCGTTTGCCGTCGCGATTGAACAGGCAGTGCAGGCGGTGCAGCGACAAGTCCCACAGCGGATTGCCGCTCGCCTGGGATCTGTATTAGCAAAAAGTGACTGA
- the rpmF gene encoding 50S ribosomal protein L32, translating into MAVQQNKPTRSKRGMRRSHDALTAVTSLSVDKTSGEKHLRHHITADGFYRGRKVITK; encoded by the coding sequence ATGGCCGTACAACAGAATAAACCAACCCGTTCCAAACGTGGCATGCGTCGTTCCCATGACGCGCTGACTGCAGTTACCAGCCTGTCTGTAGACAAGACTTCTGGTGAAAAACACCTGCGTCACCACATCACCGCTGACGGTTTCTACCGCGGCCGCAAGGTTATCACTAAGTAA
- the yceD gene encoding 23S rRNA accumulation protein YceD, with amino-acid sequence MQKVKLPLTLDPVRTAQKRLDYEGIYTRDQAERIAESVVSVDSDVECSMSFEIDPQRLAVITGDAKVSVTLECQRCGKPFPLHVHTTYCFSPVRSDEQAEALPEAYEPIEVNEFGEIDLLALVEDEIILTLPVVPVHDSEHCEVSEADMVFGELPDEAQKPNPFAVLASLKRK; translated from the coding sequence ATGCAAAAGGTAAAATTACCCCTGACTCTTGATCCGGTTCGTACGGCTCAAAAACGCCTTGATTACGAAGGTATCTATACTCGTGATCAGGCTGAGCGTATCGCCGAATCCGTAGTCAGTGTGGACAGTGATGTGGAATGCTCCATGTCGTTCGAAATCGATCCCCAGCGCCTTGCCGTTATTACCGGTGATGCAAAGGTGTCGGTCACGCTCGAGTGTCAGCGTTGCGGGAAACCGTTCCCACTTCATGTTCACACAACATATTGTTTTAGTCCGGTTCGTTCAGACGAACAGGCTGAAGCACTCCCGGAAGCGTATGAGCCGATTGAGGTTAACGAATTCGGTGAAATCGATCTGCTGGCGCTGGTTGAAGATGAAATCATCCTCACCTTGCCTGTAGTTCCGGTGCATGATTCTGAACACTGTGAAGTGTCCGAGGCGGACATGGTCTTTGGGGAACTGCCTGATGAAGCGCAAAAACCAAATCCATTTGCCGTATTAGCCAGTTTAAAGCGTAAGTAA